A window of the Streptomyces sp. NBC_00454 genome harbors these coding sequences:
- a CDS encoding polysaccharide lyase 8 family protein, whose amino-acid sequence MTDVWSRRAFLTAAGAGVVLLGTPAFQAVAGTVTSVHEAMRTVWQGLILGSRFSATAEPFRTRLAALGTQAGQWQAAMAPATGSLWPDQVFTTDPEWMAQSYYRLRTMAEAHVRPGTGLTGDPGLLTALLTGLDHMHAQVYNASRARYGNWWCWQIGAPQALLDICVLLHDRLPADRLADYCAAVDHFVPDSVVASYSGTSTGANRVDLCRVLALRGVVAGEDAKIALARDALSPVFPFVTTGDGLYRDGSFIQHSYVAYTGSYGSVMLGGLGMLFGLLKGTAWEVTDPGSQIVFDAVEHAWAPFLFNGLMMDAVSGRAPSRGVQVADPLQVQMDDHTRGHAVLAAILLLSEGASSTERARWRALVKGWAARDYYSAPLSDTTQTLSALARISEVSADASVTAAAEPVAHRLFPSMDRATHRRPAWAASLSMASKRITHYETGNGENLRGWHTGSGMLCWWGSGYGNGQYSDAFWPTVNPYRLPGITASRKALADGAGGDWGAARPDVTWVGGTTDGEFASVGQHLKGLGSTLTARKSWFFLDDTVVCLGAGISASDGTAVDSVIDNRNLGATGAHALTVGGALQPATLGWTASFPGPGWAHLAGFGGYVMSGSGTFRALREARTGKWSDINRSASTTPLTRRYLTLWYDHGTDPTDGGYVHQLMPGASAAQTSARAAATGWLTLLANGPAAQGVSVGSLGFTGVNFWQAATVGPLRASAPCSVTVRERGDGTAVVCVSDPTRTLTALTLVWNRPVAQVLSRAASVVAATGGTGLRIDFGSLASLEGASQEVVVRLG is encoded by the coding sequence ATGACAGATGTGTGGAGCCGCCGCGCCTTCCTCACGGCGGCGGGTGCGGGTGTGGTGCTGCTCGGTACGCCCGCCTTCCAGGCGGTCGCGGGGACGGTGACCTCGGTCCACGAGGCCATGCGCACGGTCTGGCAGGGCCTGATCCTGGGTTCGCGGTTCTCCGCGACCGCGGAGCCGTTCCGTACCCGGTTGGCGGCCCTGGGCACGCAGGCCGGCCAGTGGCAGGCCGCCATGGCTCCGGCCACCGGTTCGCTCTGGCCCGACCAGGTCTTCACCACCGACCCCGAGTGGATGGCGCAGAGCTACTACCGGCTGCGGACGATGGCCGAGGCCCATGTCCGTCCCGGCACCGGGCTCACCGGGGACCCCGGGCTGCTGACGGCCCTGCTGACCGGGCTGGACCACATGCACGCGCAGGTCTACAACGCCTCCCGGGCGCGGTACGGGAACTGGTGGTGCTGGCAGATCGGAGCCCCGCAGGCCCTGCTCGACATCTGCGTACTGCTCCACGACCGGCTGCCGGCGGACCGGCTCGCCGACTACTGCGCGGCGGTGGACCATTTCGTGCCGGACTCGGTGGTCGCCTCGTACTCCGGGACCAGCACGGGCGCGAACCGGGTGGACCTGTGCCGGGTGCTGGCGCTGCGCGGGGTGGTCGCCGGGGAGGACGCGAAGATCGCGCTGGCCCGGGACGCCCTGTCCCCGGTCTTCCCGTTCGTCACCACCGGCGACGGGCTCTACCGGGACGGCTCCTTCATCCAGCATTCCTACGTCGCGTACACCGGCTCGTACGGATCGGTCATGCTCGGCGGCCTGGGCATGCTGTTCGGCCTGTTGAAGGGTACGGCGTGGGAGGTCACCGATCCCGGCTCGCAGATCGTCTTCGACGCGGTGGAGCACGCGTGGGCGCCGTTCCTGTTCAACGGCCTGATGATGGACGCGGTCTCGGGGCGGGCCCCCAGCCGGGGCGTCCAGGTGGCCGATCCCCTACAGGTGCAGATGGACGACCACACGCGCGGCCACGCCGTACTCGCCGCGATCCTGCTGCTCTCCGAGGGCGCGAGCAGTACCGAACGGGCCCGCTGGCGGGCCCTGGTCAAGGGCTGGGCGGCGCGGGACTACTACAGCGCACCGCTGTCGGACACCACCCAGACCCTGTCGGCCCTGGCCCGGATCTCCGAGGTCTCGGCGGACGCGTCGGTCACGGCCGCGGCGGAGCCGGTGGCGCACCGGCTGTTCCCGTCGATGGACCGGGCCACGCACCGGCGGCCCGCCTGGGCGGCCTCCCTGTCCATGGCTTCGAAGCGGATCACCCACTACGAGACGGGCAACGGCGAGAACCTGCGCGGCTGGCACACCGGTAGCGGCATGCTCTGCTGGTGGGGGTCCGGCTACGGCAACGGGCAGTACTCGGACGCCTTCTGGCCCACGGTGAATCCGTACCGGCTGCCCGGGATCACGGCCTCGCGCAAGGCGCTGGCCGACGGCGCGGGCGGCGACTGGGGGGCCGCCCGGCCGGACGTCACGTGGGTGGGTGGCACCACGGACGGCGAGTTCGCCTCGGTGGGCCAGCACCTGAAAGGGCTGGGGAGCACGCTCACGGCGCGCAAGTCGTGGTTCTTCCTCGACGACACGGTGGTGTGTCTGGGCGCCGGGATCAGCGCCTCGGACGGCACCGCGGTCGACTCGGTCATCGACAACCGGAACCTGGGCGCGACCGGCGCCCACGCCCTGACCGTCGGCGGCGCGCTCCAGCCGGCCACCCTGGGCTGGACGGCCTCCTTCCCCGGACCCGGCTGGGCGCACCTGGCGGGCTTCGGCGGGTACGTGATGTCGGGCTCCGGCACCTTCCGGGCGCTGCGGGAGGCCCGTACCGGCAAGTGGAGCGATATCAACCGGAGCGCTTCCACCACTCCCCTGACCCGGCGCTACCTGACCCTCTGGTACGACCACGGGACGGATCCGACCGACGGCGGCTACGTCCACCAGCTGATGCCCGGCGCCTCCGCCGCCCAGACCTCGGCGCGGGCCGCAGCGACCGGATGGCTGACCCTGCTCGCCAACGGCCCGGCCGCCCAGGGTGTGTCGGTCGGCTCGCTCGGCTTCACCGGGGTCAACTTCTGGCAGGCCGCGACGGTGGGCCCGCTGCGGGCGAGCGCGCCCTGTTCGGTGACGGTGCGGGAGCGGGGCGACGGCACGGCCGTGGTCTGCGTCTCGGACCCGACCCGCACGCTGACGGCCCTGACCCTGGTCTGGAACCGGCCCGTGGCCCAAGTGCTCTCCCGGGCGGCGAGCGTGGTCGCGGCCACCGGCGGGACCGGGCTGCGAATCGACTTCGGCAGCCTGGCCTCGCTGGAGGGGGCCTCCCAGGAGGTGGTGGTGCGGCTGGGCTGA
- a CDS encoding sugar phosphate isomerase/epimerase family protein, translated as MSRAPAPARFSLNQETIRQWSLPELVAGCTAAGVGAVGLWRDPVQRFGVRETAKLVAGAGLRVSSLCRGGFFTAADPAGRAAALEDNRRAVEEAAELGADALVLVSGGLPAADRDLAGARRRIADILGELAPYAAAHGVRLGIEPLHPMYAADRCVVSTLGQALDIAEQFPVEQVGVVVDSYHLWWDERLPAEVRRAGEGGRIVSVQVADWVTPLPEGVLLGRGQLGDGSIDLRAFRELTDAAGYRGPVEVEIFHPGLWAREGAEVLREVIERYREHVA; from the coding sequence GTGAGCCGGGCACCGGCTCCGGCCCGGTTCAGCCTGAACCAGGAGACGATCCGCCAGTGGTCGTTGCCCGAGCTGGTCGCCGGGTGCACGGCGGCAGGGGTCGGCGCGGTCGGGCTGTGGCGCGATCCGGTACAGCGGTTCGGGGTGCGGGAGACGGCGAAGCTGGTGGCCGGGGCCGGGCTGCGGGTCAGCTCCCTGTGCCGGGGCGGCTTCTTCACCGCCGCCGACCCGGCCGGGCGCGCGGCCGCCCTGGAGGACAACCGCCGGGCCGTGGAGGAGGCCGCCGAGCTGGGCGCCGACGCCCTGGTCCTGGTATCGGGCGGGCTGCCGGCCGCGGACCGGGACCTGGCGGGGGCCCGGCGGCGGATCGCGGACATCCTCGGCGAACTGGCCCCGTACGCGGCCGCGCACGGGGTACGTCTGGGGATCGAGCCGCTGCATCCGATGTACGCGGCGGACCGCTGCGTGGTCTCCACGCTCGGTCAGGCCCTGGACATCGCCGAGCAGTTCCCGGTGGAGCAGGTGGGGGTGGTGGTCGACTCGTACCACCTCTGGTGGGACGAGCGGCTCCCCGCCGAGGTACGGCGGGCCGGTGAGGGCGGGCGGATCGTCTCCGTCCAGGTCGCCGACTGGGTGACCCCGCTGCCGGAGGGCGTGCTGCTCGGCCGGGGACAGCTGGGTGACGGCTCGATCGATCTGCGGGCCTTCCGGGAGCTGACCGACGCGGCCGGGTACCGGGGTCCGGTGGAGGTCGAGATCTTCCATCCGGGCCTGTGGGCCCGGGAGGGTGCGGAGGTCCTGCGGGAGGTGATCGAGCGCTACCGCGAGCACGTCGCGTGA
- a CDS encoding dihydrodipicolinate synthase family protein — translation MSIRLPSADGGLRLHVPLTPPLAPLTCGPARSRTFYSAAHVVADPLRACADAPPAIDWETTLAFRRRLWDQGLGVAEAMDTAQRGMGMDWPAAAELIRRSAAEARAVGGRIVCGAGTDQLAPGTEHSLAAVTSAYEEQLAHVEECGAGPVLMASRALAAAARGPEDYLAVYGALLRQSARPVVLHWLGPMFDPALEGYWGHSDLDEATDVFLKIVSEYPEKVDGIKVSLLDAGREVDIRRRLPPGVRCYTGDDYHYPELIAGDGELASDALLGIFDPIAPIAARAAHALDRDDVEGFRELLDPTVTLSRHLFAPPTRYYKTGVVFLAWLAGHQEHFAMVGGLHSARSLLHLARAYELADFLGLFPDPELAEARMRQLLSLHGVAS, via the coding sequence GTGAGCATCCGGCTCCCTTCCGCGGACGGCGGGCTGCGCCTGCACGTTCCGCTCACCCCTCCCCTGGCTCCGCTGACCTGCGGACCGGCCCGCAGCCGCACCTTCTATTCCGCCGCGCACGTGGTCGCCGATCCGCTGCGGGCCTGCGCCGACGCGCCGCCGGCGATCGACTGGGAGACCACGCTCGCCTTCCGCCGCCGTCTGTGGGACCAGGGTCTCGGGGTCGCCGAGGCCATGGACACCGCGCAGCGCGGGATGGGCATGGACTGGCCGGCCGCGGCGGAGCTGATCCGCCGGTCCGCCGCCGAGGCCCGCGCGGTGGGCGGCCGGATCGTGTGCGGTGCGGGCACCGACCAGTTGGCCCCGGGCACGGAGCATTCCCTGGCCGCCGTCACCTCGGCGTACGAGGAGCAGCTCGCGCATGTCGAGGAGTGCGGGGCGGGGCCGGTGCTGATGGCCTCGCGGGCCCTGGCCGCGGCGGCGCGGGGCCCGGAGGACTATCTCGCCGTCTACGGTGCGCTGCTGCGCCAGAGCGCCCGGCCGGTCGTCCTGCACTGGCTGGGGCCGATGTTCGACCCGGCGTTGGAGGGGTACTGGGGACACTCCGATCTCGACGAGGCCACGGACGTCTTCCTGAAGATCGTCTCGGAGTACCCGGAGAAGGTCGACGGGATCAAGGTCTCGCTGCTCGACGCGGGACGTGAAGTGGACATCCGGCGTCGGCTGCCGCCGGGCGTGCGCTGCTACACGGGCGACGACTACCACTATCCGGAACTGATCGCCGGAGACGGGGAGCTGGCCAGCGACGCCCTCCTGGGGATCTTCGATCCGATCGCCCCGATCGCGGCGCGGGCGGCGCACGCACTCGACCGGGACGATGTGGAGGGGTTCCGCGAACTGCTGGATCCGACGGTGACGCTGTCGCGCCACCTGTTCGCTCCGCCCACCCGGTACTACAAGACGGGGGTGGTATTCCTCGCCTGGCTTGCGGGACATCAGGAGCACTTCGCGATGGTGGGCGGTCTGCACTCGGCCCGCTCGCTCCTCCACCTCGCGAGAGCGTACGAGCTGGCGGACTTCCTGGGCCTGTTCCCGGATCCGGAGCTCGCCGAGGCCCGGATGCGGCAGTTGCTCTCCCTGCACGGGGTGGCGTCGTGA
- a CDS encoding Gfo/Idh/MocA family protein, translating to MNGVTGRMGYRQHLVRSLLALREQGGLDLGDGTVLWPEPVLVGRREAALRAIAERHGLEHVSTDLTAVLADPEVEIYFDAQVTGAREAAVRQAVAAGKHVYCEKPTALTFESSLELARLAEAAGIKHGVVQDKLFLPGLLKLRRLIEGGFFGEILSVRGEFGYWVFEGDWQPAQRPSWNYRTQDGGGIVADMFPHWEYLMHELFGRVRTVQALTRTHIGRRWDEEGKPYEATADDAAYGIFELEGGAVAQINSSWAVRVNRDELVEFQVDGVHGSAVAGLRGCRIQHRAATPKPVWNPDLPLTERFRDQWQEVPDNSPADNGFKAQWELFLRHVVLDEPWQWDLLAGARGVQLADLGLRSAAEGRRLSVPEVTL from the coding sequence ATGAACGGCGTCACCGGGCGGATGGGATACCGCCAGCACCTGGTCCGCTCGCTCCTCGCACTGCGCGAACAGGGCGGGCTCGACCTCGGCGACGGCACGGTGCTCTGGCCGGAGCCCGTGCTGGTCGGTCGCCGCGAGGCGGCCCTGCGGGCCATCGCCGAGCGCCACGGCCTGGAGCACGTGTCCACGGACCTGACGGCCGTACTGGCCGATCCCGAGGTCGAGATCTACTTCGACGCGCAGGTCACCGGGGCCCGCGAGGCGGCTGTACGGCAGGCCGTGGCGGCGGGCAAGCACGTGTACTGCGAGAAACCCACCGCCCTGACCTTCGAGTCCTCGCTCGAGCTCGCCAGACTGGCCGAGGCCGCCGGGATCAAGCACGGGGTGGTGCAGGACAAGCTGTTCCTGCCGGGCCTGCTGAAGCTCAGGCGCCTCATCGAAGGCGGCTTCTTCGGCGAGATCCTCTCCGTGCGCGGGGAGTTCGGCTACTGGGTCTTCGAGGGCGACTGGCAGCCCGCCCAGCGGCCGTCGTGGAACTACCGGACACAGGACGGCGGCGGCATCGTCGCCGACATGTTCCCGCACTGGGAGTACCTGATGCACGAGCTGTTCGGCCGGGTCCGCACCGTGCAGGCGCTGACACGCACCCACATCGGCCGCCGCTGGGACGAGGAGGGCAAGCCCTACGAGGCCACGGCCGACGACGCGGCGTACGGGATCTTCGAGTTGGAAGGCGGGGCGGTCGCCCAGATCAACTCCTCCTGGGCCGTCCGCGTCAACCGCGACGAACTGGTGGAGTTCCAGGTCGACGGGGTCCACGGCTCGGCGGTGGCCGGGTTGCGCGGCTGCCGGATCCAGCACCGCGCGGCGACGCCGAAGCCGGTGTGGAACCCGGACCTGCCGCTGACCGAGCGGTTCCGCGACCAGTGGCAGGAGGTACCGGACAACAGCCCCGCCGACAACGGCTTCAAGGCCCAGTGGGAGCTGTTCCTGCGCCACGTCGTCCTGGACGAACCCTGGCAGTGGGACCTGCTGGCCGGGGCCCGCGGGGTACAGCTCGCCGACCTCGGGCTGCGCTCCGCCGCCGAGGGCAGGCGGCTCTCGGTGCCGGAGGTGACGCTGTGA
- a CDS encoding LacI family DNA-binding transcriptional regulator — MAVTLAEVAAQAGVSPATVSRVLNGGYPVAGATRTRVEQAVEDLGYIANGPARALAAATSDLVGVLVHDIADSFFGILAGSVQRALAPGGQGGARRLAVVCNTEGAPAAELAYLALLEGQRAGGVVLTGGAVEESEHTRALAARLARMAAGGAPVVLCGRPPLPMPAGLPVATVMFDDRGGAFRLAEHLLSLGHRHIAYIAGPPGLSTTRERLAGHQDALRHHDPGLPERCAHLTVHAGFERSAGYDATRELLRRGAPFTAVAAANDTVATGVSAALREAGLRIPEDVSIAGFDDLPVCVDTAPALTTVRVPLREAGILAAQLVTGRRPLPPGGITTLPAELMVRGSTAPPPAAPGSRP, encoded by the coding sequence ATGGCGGTGACACTCGCCGAAGTCGCGGCGCAGGCGGGCGTATCGCCCGCCACGGTCTCGCGCGTGCTGAACGGCGGATATCCGGTGGCCGGCGCCACGAGGACCCGGGTGGAGCAAGCGGTCGAGGACCTCGGCTACATCGCCAACGGCCCCGCGCGGGCCCTCGCCGCCGCCACCTCCGACCTCGTCGGCGTCCTCGTCCACGACATCGCCGACAGCTTCTTCGGCATCCTCGCCGGGTCGGTCCAGCGCGCCCTGGCCCCCGGCGGCCAGGGCGGGGCCCGCCGCCTCGCCGTCGTCTGCAACACCGAGGGAGCGCCGGCCGCCGAGCTCGCCTACCTCGCGCTCCTTGAGGGACAGCGGGCCGGCGGAGTCGTCCTGACCGGCGGAGCCGTCGAGGAATCGGAGCACACCCGGGCGCTCGCCGCCCGCCTCGCCCGGATGGCCGCCGGCGGCGCCCCGGTGGTCCTGTGCGGACGTCCTCCACTGCCCATGCCCGCCGGACTCCCCGTCGCCACCGTCATGTTCGACGACCGGGGCGGCGCCTTCCGGCTCGCCGAGCACCTGCTGAGCCTCGGTCACCGCCACATCGCCTACATCGCGGGACCGCCCGGACTGAGCACCACCCGGGAGCGGCTCGCGGGACACCAGGACGCCCTGCGCCACCACGACCCCGGACTGCCCGAGCGCTGCGCGCACCTCACCGTGCACGCCGGATTCGAGCGTTCCGCCGGATACGACGCCACCCGCGAACTGCTGCGCCGGGGAGCCCCCTTCACCGCCGTCGCCGCAGCCAACGACACCGTGGCCACTGGGGTGTCCGCAGCCCTGCGCGAGGCAGGGCTGCGGATACCCGAGGACGTCTCGATCGCGGGCTTCGACGACCTGCCCGTCTGCGTGGACACCGCGCCCGCCCTCACCACGGTCCGGGTGCCGCTGCGGGAGGCGGGGATTCTCGCCGCCCAGCTCGTCACCGGCCGCAGACCGCTGCCCCCCGGCGGCATCACCACGCTCCCGGCTGAGCTGATGGTGCGCGGCTCCACCGCGCCGCCGCCCGCCGCCCCCGGGAGCCGCCCGTGA